CAGTACCCTTCGCACGCACCGACCGCCCCGCAGAACCCCGCGCCGACTTCACCGGTGTATCACCAGAGCCAGCGGATGCTGCGGGAAACCCCGGCGCACGACCCGAACCGCGAGCGGTCGCTGAACCCCAAGTACACCTTCGAGAACTTCGTCATCGGTTCCTCCAACCGTTTCGCCAACGGCGCGGCCGTTGCCGTGGCGGAAAACCCGGCCCGTGCCTACAACCCGCTCTTCATCTGGGGTGGCTCCGGTCTGGGTAAAACCCACCTGCTGCACGCCGCCGGCAACTACGCCCAGGTGCTGCAGCCGGGGTTGCGTGTGAAGTACGTCTCCAGTGAGGAATTCACAAACGACTACATCAACTCGGTGCGCGATGACAGGCAGGAATCCTTCAAGCGGCGCTACCGCAACCTGGACATCCTCATGGTCGATGACATCCAGTTCCTGCAGGGTAAGGAAGGCACACAGGAGGAGTTCTTCCACACCTTCAACGCTCTGCACCAGGCCGACAAACAGATCATCCTCTCTTCCGACCGACCCCCGAAGCAGCTGACCACGCTGGAGGACCGTCTGCGTACCCGCTTCGAAGGCGGTCTGATCACGGATGTCCAGCCGCCCGATCTGGAGACGCGCATCGCCATTCTGGAGAAGAAGGCCCAGGCAGATGGCACCCATGTCGACCGCAGCGTGCTGGAGCTGATCGCCTCGCGTTTCGAGTCGTCGATCCGTGAACTTGAGGGCGCCCTCATCCGCGTGTCGGCATATTCCTCGCTGATCAACGAGCCGATCAACCGGGAGATGGCGGCCATCGCGCTGCGCGACATCC
This sequence is a window from Corynebacterium comes. Protein-coding genes within it:
- the dnaA gene encoding chromosomal replication initiator protein DnaA, producing the protein MTEDQQSLTQTWQAIKAELLDQSERPDSDIPAFTHQQRAFLGLVQPIVLVDGYAVLATPHAMAKQVIEDDLGPHIVKVLSERTGRPCSLAVSIQPEAAQPSQPPAPAQTYAQGIQQRIPDHQLGWDTSHTTLPAPPVQRDVQPQMQPPAQRQQHNYAQYPSHAPTAPQNPAPTSPVYHQSQRMLRETPAHDPNRERSLNPKYTFENFVIGSSNRFANGAAVAVAENPARAYNPLFIWGGSGLGKTHLLHAAGNYAQVLQPGLRVKYVSSEEFTNDYINSVRDDRQESFKRRYRNLDILMVDDIQFLQGKEGTQEEFFHTFNALHQADKQIILSSDRPPKQLTTLEDRLRTRFEGGLITDVQPPDLETRIAILEKKAQADGTHVDRSVLELIASRFESSIRELEGALIRVSAYSSLINEPINREMAAIALRDILPDAADVEITASTIMEVTTDYFGITMETLTGAGKTRAVAHARQLAMYLCRELTDLSLPKIGNEFGGKDHTTVMYADRKIRTEMTEKRDVYDEIQQLTQLIKNRGRV